One part of the Algibacter sp. L1A34 genome encodes these proteins:
- the xdhC gene encoding xanthine dehydrogenase accessory protein XdhC: protein MQNWINLLAKFKQKQTPVALITVTKCLGSTPCTIGSRMLVTKNKEIHGTIGGGKLEFNIIDEAIIALKENRIIESFYTLGPEFEQCCGGKVELIIEPMNLSPELFLFGAGHIGIEISKLLVDTPFKVNLLDSRDNWFSNIELDESTTIHQTNETNFKTFKDAVKWGDNCYVLVLTHNHNIDFDIITMALQNETKFLGLIGSKTKKVRFNNMLINEMNIEAGMSNVVCPIGLEIGGNTPKEIAISVVAQLLQVHYKM from the coding sequence ATGCAAAATTGGATTAACCTTTTAGCTAAGTTTAAACAAAAGCAAACACCAGTTGCTTTAATAACTGTTACCAAATGTTTAGGCTCTACTCCGTGTACAATTGGCTCTCGAATGCTAGTCACTAAAAATAAAGAAATTCACGGAACCATAGGAGGCGGAAAACTAGAATTTAACATAATAGATGAAGCTATTATTGCTTTAAAGGAAAACAGAATTATCGAATCCTTTTATACTTTAGGTCCAGAATTTGAACAATGCTGTGGAGGAAAAGTAGAACTTATTATTGAACCCATGAATCTATCACCAGAATTATTTTTATTCGGAGCAGGGCATATTGGTATAGAAATATCCAAGTTGTTAGTCGATACACCTTTTAAGGTGAATCTTTTAGATTCTCGCGATAATTGGTTTTCTAACATAGAATTAGATGAAAGCACTACCATACATCAAACCAATGAAACTAATTTTAAAACCTTTAAAGATGCCGTTAAATGGGGGGATAATTGTTATGTTTTGGTGCTAACTCATAATCATAATATCGATTTTGATATTATAACAATGGCTTTACAGAACGAAACCAAATTTCTAGGATTAATAGGTAGCAAAACCAAGAAAGTTCGTTTTAATAATATGCTCATTAATGAAATGAATATTGAAGCAGGCATGAGCAATGTAGTTTGCCCTATAGGTTTAGAAATAGGAGGAAATACGCCTAAAGAAATAGCTATTAGTGTTGTTGCACAGTTACTACAAGTACATTATAAAATGTAA